The Phaseolus vulgaris cultivar G19833 chromosome 5, P. vulgaris v2.0, whole genome shotgun sequence genomic interval aaatataagtacaaagataaaattagaataaaataaaatgaaaacccATGGtatagataaaagaaaaaagatataaatctgtaaaataataaaataaattatttttataagaatataatagaaataaaataaaatattaatatataaagataaaaaataaaataaaatatatatacgaGAAGCAAAAGAGGAATACCATAtagattatttcttttaatattttgttgtctAATCTTTGaattcaatttcaatattaattttgtttaaacagTGACTGAGATTatagtaaatataaatatataaatagtgaATGGTTGTTATAGAAGCAGAGACAAGGGTTTTAGGTTTTAAAATTTAGAGGGTTTAAGGAAGTTTTAAGGAGAGCATAGCATCTGTTCTCTCTTTCCTTCTTCTTATTGTCGGTGTTTGTTTTATCTTGCGACACCATGTCCACACCTCCGAAGGAAGTTCCGAAGGAAGCTCCGAAGGAACAATCCGGTGCGAAAGCGCAGGATCTCCTCGCCGATCCGGCAGGTTCGGAGCCCCCCCAAgcagaggaagaggaagaggaagaagaaggagagTGCGGGTTCTGCCTCTTCATGAAAGGGGGCGGCTGCCGCGACGCCTTCATCGGATGGGAGAAGTGCGTCCAAGAAGCCGAGACCAACGACGATGACCTCCTCGAGAAGTGCGCCCATGTCACCGCCGCCTTGAAGCAGTGTATGGACGCCCACTCCGACTACTACGAGCCCCTCCTCCGCGCTGAGAAGCTCGCCGAAGAACAGGCCATTGTTGAATTGGAAAAGGAAAACGTAAATTCCCAGCAAGACCAAAAGTAAGTTACAACTCATTTAACTTTAATACaggtaaaaatgaaaaagttgaTTTTAGCTTATGAAAGAGGTTTGATTcattttaccattttttttctcttattagtttttttagCCTGATTCTTAAACCTAAAGCAGGATTTCTGCTTTAACTCTTGTAGTTCTGTTGTATTTCCATTtccattttgaaataaataaatagtttggCTTTGGTTACCTAAAGAAGTTTTACATGCCACGACGAATGATCTCTAAGCTGCCAACAATGCTGATCATGGCTTGTCTATGCAAGGATAATTTGAAATTCAATATTGTCTGTAACCATGCAAACCTTAACAAGACATTCAGCACCTGTGTATGGTTTCAACAAATCATCAACTTCCACAAATAAAACTCACTAAAAAAGCAATCCATATTGTCTAATGAGAATGGTATATATACTATGAGAGTatgtttaagtgaattttttCAATAGAAGAAAATAAGTAATTTAAGAAACTCTCTCATATTAGTTTCTCCAAATTCACTTTTTAAATTTGTTCATATAAAAGTTCAGCTATAAGTAACCCATGTAAGATATTATAATGTGTTTAAGATAAAGAGTTTTTTGTTTTGCTCAACTTTATCATAACTCAAACACATACTTAGATTCTTCACAGTAACATTGTATTATTAGCATTTCTCATTTCTACTTAATGTCGAACTCAAACACAAATTTGGATTCTTCACAGAAACATCATATTATTAGCATAGACCTATGTTTAAGtaacaattaaatttttgtttaacATAGTTTATACAAGCAGCGACAATTCAAACTACAATCTGAGTGTGtagattattttttagaaagaaAAGCAGAAATTCAACATAAACATCTTGGAAAATATCCAAGTCGAATAAGTTTTTGTTCCCGTTGTTAAGTTCATACCATAGCTGCGAAATAGACACTTTTATGAGGGAGTAGGAGTTTGTCTCTGAGCCATCGGTTCTTGGAATCTATGCCAAGGTCCCAATATGTGGAGAAAATGGCTGTAGATATTGAGAATATCCAGGCCAGGTCCCAATAAATAGCAGCAGCAAGATGGAAAGAATCTTATCCACATCCGCAACGTAGGAGAGGATCGAAGTCTGGTCTTAGAAACACAACACAGCACAATATACAAAAGCAGTAACCAGAGAAAAATGGCTAGTGTCTTTCCTGCATGTTCAGGTTCTGCTTCTCTTTTTTCAAGGCACAAACTTCTTCCCCTTTGCAGCCAAGGGGTCTCCTCTACACCTAAAAACCCCACTCTCTGCCAAATGTGTAGCTTCTCTGGGAACTGAGATATCAGTGCCTCCAGCAGTTGACACTTTCTGGCTGTGGCTCAAGGAAGAGGGTGTTGTCTCTCGCTAAACACCAGTGAAGCCTGGTATGGGGCCAGAAGGCCTAGGATTGGTTGCACTCAAAAGACATTTCTAGGAATGAGGTTGTGTTACAGGTGCCCAAGAGGCTATGGATTAACCCTGATGCTGTGGCAGCTTCAGAGATTGGGAAAGTGTGTAGTGGATTGAAGCCTTGGTTGGCTGTTGCGTTGTTTCTGATAAGAGAGAGGTCAAATGATGATTCTCTTTGGAAGCACTACTTCAGTATTCTGCCCAAGGAAACTGGCTCTACTATATATTGGTGGGGTTCTTTTGGTTTGCTTGTTAAACATGCTTAATGGGGATTTTGGTTGTTTCCATGTGGTTGGTTGATTTAGTTAGTAAATTGGTTATTCCAGTGCAGGTCAGAGGAGGAGCTCTCAGAGCTACAAGGTTAGTTAGTTACTTGGTTGTGTCAATGTTTTAATGcaaaataatgtaaataaatgGTGAAAAGATTGTGCTTTGGAGTAGTTACCATTGGAAATGCTTGTTTTGTGCTGAGGTTTTCAGTACTACTGATTCAACTGATTCGTATAGGGACTCAACTTCTGAGCACAACACTGAGTGTGAAAGAGTATGTAAAGAGCGAATTTAGGAGACTGGAAGAAGAAATTATACTCCCTAATAGGAAGCTTTTCCCTTCTCCTATTACAATTGATGATTTTTTCTGGGCATTTGGAATTCTAAGATCAAGGGCAATTTCTCGCCTTTGCAATGAAAATCTAGTTGTGATTCCATTTGCTGACTTGGTAAGgtccttttcattttctctctttctGTCATGAGCAGAGAGATAAACATGAGCATATCAATTTAATTGTTTGGAGATCAAATGAAGAAAAATCTGTCATTTTAAGAGGATTAACTGTGAAATGAGTAGATATTACAGGAATACCAACTTTTACTCGTTTTGTGTCTGATATTGTATATTCCAAATTGAATTTGTGGATCAGATAAACCATAGTGCCAGTGTGACTACAGAAGATCATGCTTATGAAATTAAAGGAGCAGCAGGCCTTTTCTCCTGGGATTACCTATTTTCCCTAAGGAGCCCCCTTTCCCTCAAGGCTGAGGACCAGGTAAAGTACCCTTGcgtctaattttttttcttttctcatctTTTAACCATGATGCAATTTTACCAAGAATTTATCGAAATTGATAGTTTTTAAGAAATTTACCTTATAATCGTTCCAAAATAACACGATTTTATTGTGAACAATTCAGAGAATTCGTGTGGAGAATCTGTGTTTGACTCACTATTTTGATTAATCTtaatctaagttttttttttaatttaaatgaagTGGTATAACACTGACACGATCTCTAATATATAGTTTGATGCACAACAATTGTTTTATTGTAATTTGATTataatagttataaataaattattatggaGGTTAATGTAAATTGTTATAATGTTAActtaaaacatgaataaaaaaatagaattgttatcaattatttcaaataaaatgttCCAAATTTTAATATggtagtttgaattttttttatctaaacacAATGTGAAGTGATATCAACATCTACTATTTcaataattgttttaataaaaGCAAACAAACTTATTTATACATAATGTGTAAAGGGTGCATGACTTATATATAAACAATCGGAGTCATGTCTTTTGTGTAAACTTCatctaaaataaaaagaaaacaaatgaatCAAACTCGTGTAACACAACTTTTCCTCCTAGTGACACAAATCTAAGGTCATATCCTACTTGCACAACTTCTTCACAATGAGGTTTCGTGGCATGATTTACCCATAtgaataaattttctaaaaatagcCAATTTTGGTAATTTCTTTGTAAAATTGCATCATTTTCGTTAAAAAAACCTATTATATACTTTCATAATAAATGTATCAATGTCCATGTAAGGAGTTTTAGCCGATAGGGGCAAGATAGTATCTAAGAAGCTTATATATGAACTATCAAGCCAGCTCTTATTagtaaaaaggaaaaagaagtgTGTTTCGAACCAGGACATGTTTGAGCAAACTTTTCCGTAAGAATtttcaaagagaaaaagaaataagaagaaaatgaaatgtACTTCTCCATAACTTAAAATTTGCTTATGCATGAACAAATTGTAAAACTTCTCTCATCAGTTTCTCTACATCTTTAATGTTTTACTTGTTGCTTAAGCTAATAATCTGTCGAAGAATTTCAtgtcattttttctttttattctgTACAAGTCCTTGAGGAGAACTCTGTCAATGATGTATTTGGAAGAAGGATCCGTGCAATTGGTGACATAAAATGCAATGGAATATACTTACACATAACAATGGAAGGAACTTTTTACTGTAGGTGTTTATCCAATATGATTTGAATAAAAGCAATGTCAAGCTGGCTCTGGACTACGGTTTCATTGAACCAAATTCAGACCGGAATGCATATACCTTGACACTGCAGATATCTGAATCAGACCCCTTTTTTGGTGACAAACTGGACATTGCTGAGTCCAATGGTTTTGGTGAGACAGCATACTTTGACATCTTCTACAACCTTCCACTTCCACCAGGGCTGCTTCCATATCTGAGACTAGTAGCTCTAGGTGGCACTGATGCTTTCCTTTAGGTGTCAATATTTA includes:
- the LOC137836142 gene encoding uncharacterized protein; the encoded protein is MSTPPKEVPKEAPKEQSGAKAQDLLADPAGSEPPQAEEEEEEEEGECGFCLFMKGGGCRDAFIGWEKCVQEAETNDDDLLEKCAHVTAALKQCMDAHSDYYEPLLRAEKLAEEQAIVELEKENVNSQQDQK